A part of Astatotilapia calliptera chromosome 15, fAstCal1.2, whole genome shotgun sequence genomic DNA contains:
- the LOC113006660 gene encoding uncharacterized protein LOC113006660 → MVQRHESWKKFFVWEAGKTNGAHFPVVQILKSIGQTDVTSATECDYLLVFCPVVSRVGTDIGEALHNITPGKPVILVVMHHTFDPHHVVAESRRQVNNPNVHLTVDCLFFEGHLLSCNLNDTMSGDIKKFFGSEFPVPVLIHNLISLWQHIPRFFLGFFIWKIFGLCCSSIWNIFVCLGSPIWKKIRPCLNPLVQIAGLIVPLLMAVVTSFSSKIWKRNKSGK, encoded by the exons ATGGTACAAAGACATG aGTCATGGAAAAAATTCTTTGTGTGggaagcaggaaaaacaaatgggGCCCATTTTCCAGTTGTTCAAATACTCAAAAGTATTGGACAAACAGACGTGACCTCTGCAACGGAATGTGACTATCTTCTAGTCTTCTGTCCTGTCGTTTCCCGAGTTGGAACAGACATCGGCGAGGCCCTGCACAACATAACTC CTGGCAAACCAGTAATACTGGTGGTGATGCATCACACCTTTGATCCTCACCATGTTGTAGCTGAAAGCCGGAGGCAGGTGAACAACCCAAATGTCCACCTAACTGTGGACTGTCTGTTTTTTGAAGGCCACCTCCTCAGTTGTAACCTCAATGATACCATGTCGGGTGACATCAAAAAATTTTTTGGTTCTGAATTCCCAGTTCCAGTCTTAATTCACAACCTGATCTCTTTGTGGCAACACATCCCACGTTTCT ttttaggTTTCTTCATCTGGAAAATATTTGGACTTT gTTGCTCCAGTATCTGGAATATATTCGTGT gTTTAGGTAGCCCCATCTGGAAAAAAATCAGACCTT GCTTGAATCCTCTGGTACAGATTGCTGGATTGATTGTTCCTTTGCTGATGGCAGTTGTGACATCATTCAGCTCCAAAATATGGAAGAGAAATAAAAGTGGGAAATGA